TGaatttttcaaacttaaaaaggaACTTTTCTAATCATTTCCCCATGTGACAATATCACTAACTCTTAACTCAtaccatatttgattattaaattttgctttactttgcatccaattCCCTTTGgtttaaaatgtaaaatatatcattactaaatatagtaAGTATAGCAGGGATCAATGGATTTAAGCATTGATCAAATTGTACGCAAGTACAATGGTGGTCAAAAGAATTAATGGCTGTTCAAACTATACTTGAGTACAATGGTGatcaaaatattaaattaagGAGGATGACGAAATGATCACGCTGTCTCTGCTCACTTCAAGATGCCAAAGGATTCCCATTCTCTTCCCTCTCTGACCCCTCCACTCTCCACATCTCCACCACAACCAAACGTAGCCTTTGTGATTTGTATGCCCCATCATTTTTTAAAACCACTTCTGTTAGATTTTATGTgtcaaagtttcaaaatatttctCCTACCAAGCCGGGCCAGACCATGGCCGAGGTCGAGTGTGGGTGTACGCCTATATACGTACAGACACAGGCTAGAGATTGTTCAGTCATTCCAAGTCTCTGTATTATGTTCTATACAAATAGAGAGTTCTTATGTTCTTCTAAGTCTTTGTATTCTGTTCTACTGAGTCTTTGTATAATCAGTATTCGGAGTTTCTATGTATACATAGTATTCTGAGTGTGAGTAATGAGTGTAGCACTACTATAGCCTTCGAGCTTCCCTATATAATCGCATTTAAGAATGCACGTTATGTGATTAGGCAGTAGTTTCATCTTGGAGGTATAAACGCAATGGTCAACCTGGTTGCACAATTAGGGGCGTTTAAAAACCAACAAGGATAGTATCATTTTGATTCAACTCGACTCCAATTTCATCTGTTCCTGAtttaagaagatgaagaattacTACGTTGCTGTGAATTCCTACATCATCCGGTAGAAATACATCATTTGATGTACTAATGCAACATAATTCAGAAAAGTCTTATAGACTGTCTGCCATTATTTTCTTACAACTTATAGTTACATTCTTTGATATCTTATAATTTGTAGTAGTATTGCTTCCAATATAGGTCATGTTCACTTTTCTCCATAAGGCAAACTCTCGATCCACTGAGCTTAGATAACACCACAGAGAGCTTATGATCTTTTAGCTGATCTGCAAAATTAGATTACTGCATCTGGCTTAAGTATGATGTGGAGAAGGCCCTGCTTGAAACTTAAGTTACCTTCTTGAGTTTAAGGAGTGATCATCGTTTTCCCTTTAAAATTTGTTTGAATTAGAGTTCTTTGTCAACTGTCAAAGAGGAGAGTCTTGTTTCATAGGGCAAACACATTTTTCTTTGCTAAACCATTGTCTCATTAACTCCTAATAAGTTGGAATCTCTTAATTGTAGTTGGTGTGCATGACTACTGGATGATTCTATGTACTCTTCTTAATCCTCCTTTCTAACATTTATTTTATCTGGAAATTCTGTTTTTTCTGTTCAGACGAAGGTAGAACAATGATGTTTATATATGGTAGTTCCTATTCATTTGACCTATAACATTTGCAGTAATGATTAGGGCAATTTGGGAttggtttgttttcttttggcatgtttaaaaaaaatgacagcgaagaatgagaaatttttttttttggtgataaaaCATGCAGGGTGTTTGAGTTGTGTGTTCAGGAAGAAAGTATAAAGCTGTTGGCCAAAGACCTAGCTCCTCTTCAAGGTGTTGGTCCCCAGAAATGTCTAGCTTTTAGTACTGATGGATCTAAATTTGCCTCAGGTGGGGAGGTAAGCATTCAACCTACAATCCCTGCTTGCGTAATGAGTCTAGCATCTCATATGTCTGCATGATGAATATTGaacttttttgtgttttttttttcttgaggatGACTTCCATCTATATGGTGGAAACTGTGAACATTTTTATGTTAACAAGTTGAGCTGCTTTTTCGTTTTTGACTTTGTCAACTGAGAATTTCctagtgtgtgtatatatatatatatatatatattcctcccccccttctttttctgttatttttccACAGTTAAATTGTTATCCTGAAGAGTGTATTCTAAATATCTTTTGAAAGGACAGAACTGGTGTTCATGAGTTTTTATGATAACATAGATTATGTAATGAAAAATTCTTTAGCTGTAAAGTTTTGCATGCGGTACACAGTTGTGGTGATCACAATTGTTAACTCTGTAAGTGATACCGTAGGTTATGTAATGAAAATTTCTTTAGTGGTAAAATTTTGTATGTGGTACCTGATGTATCTTGGTGTATTTCTTTGTTGTCCATAGGATGGGTGTCTTAAAATTTTTGAATGGCCAAGCCTGGGCATAATTTTAGATGAGCCAAAAGCACACAAATCTTTCCGAGATCTGGATATTAGGTGAGGACCGAGTTACTCATTATTTTGTATAATTAATATCCATGCATCCATACAtacatatgtttttttttcccattttgttttgtatggatccatgtaccCAACTCCATTacgttgggataaggctgagtttgttgttgttgcatccATACATACATAATTACGCTTTGTATATGAATACTTCTGCACAGTTGAAAAGAAAACATTAATTTCTGAGGTTAATGTAAACATGAATATGATCATCctttatgtttctattttacatGTATCTACTTAAGAAAGTTCCACTGAATATCTACCTATTTGTGTTTTCACTCTTGAAACTGTCTGGAATTCCTCCAGCCTTTCTCGCATGCTACTTTATCACTCTACTTTGGTTGGGAGTGAATAGAGAGTGCATTCACTGTTTAAGTTTGAACTCTGTAGGTTTGTGTGAGACTTgtcttaccctttttttttcttaatttttgatGGGGGATTGGGATACTATCTTAGTCTTTTCCTGCATGAAACTTATCCACTCCATTGACCTATTTCTTTTGGGGTTCTTCCAATGAGCTTCTTGTTACCCACAGCACAATCATATAACTTTTGCTTGGCTGGAATCCATCAGAACAGCTAGTTTTGTTAATTTTATTCTGGACAGTCATTTTCACAACAATGCAAACAAAAACGTGATCATCCTTTATGTTTCTATTATGCATGCATCTACTCAGAAGTGCTACTAAATATGTTCCTGTTTTCTTTTGCACACTTGAAACTGTCTGGAGATTCCTCCTCCCTTTCTCCAATGGCACTTTATCACTATTACTTTTGGAGGCTGGGGATGAAAAAAGAGTGCATTCACTGTTCAAGTTTGAACTGTCTGACTTGTCTCACCCAGTTATTTTCTTCTTGATGGGGGAGGAGGATACCATCTTAGTCTTATCTTGGATGAAACTCATCCACTCCAAGGAACCATTTCTTTGGACTTCTTCCATTAGTTACTGATAAATGAGCGTCCTGTTATCCAAAGCAATTGTATAACTTCTGCTTGGCTGGTATCCCACCAGAACAGCTAGTTTTGTTCTGGACAGTCGTTTTCACAAttactctctctccccccttttttccccaTGTAGCTAAAAGTAGCAGTCATTAGGAGGAAGCGATACTGACCTTTATTATCTGTAACAATAAGAATGGTAGCAAGGCGGGCTCAGTATGGGTATCAACAATACCACCCTGCGAAACATGCGGCACACTACCTAGTTTAATGATGTAACCAGGGCAGGTACCCGTGGGTTTAGACGGGGCAGGGAGGGTGGGAGGGAGTGGAGTGAGATGGGTAACTGGATTTTTTTGATACAACACATGACCCTTACCCGATAAGGAAAGCTTGTCTAAATCTGAACTTACAGATACCTTAAAGCCTGAAAATTGATATCAGAAAGCTTGTCTAAACTGAACTTACAGATACCTTCAAGCCTGAAAATTGATATCAGAAAGTTAGTCTGAAATCTGAACCTACAGATACCCTTACAGTATTCGGAGTACTTAAGTGGATCTAGAGAATAGATCTTTTTGTTGCAAGGCAATTAAGAAATTCTTGGTTGGCTGTTTAAAGCATACAACTAGCAATTTTATTGTCTAAGTTTGTAGTCTTATGGGCCATGAGTTAAAATTTTTCCAAATCAGTTGCAAGTCTGCTATAACTCAAGTTTACGGTTTACCACAGAAGAAACCACTgatttttcctatttatattGTTTCTATAATGATTagacccaaaaagaaaaagaaaaagatatgaacgaaaatatatatttgcatCTTTTGCGCCCCTCTCTCATGAGTATGCATCAGACACTTTTTCATTAATTGGATTATTTATGCATCTTCTATTAAATTATCTGATCATATCATTATGTCACAAATAATCCTTTTATACTTCAGCCTGGACTCAGAGTTCCTTGCTTCAACATCAATTGATGGTTCTGCACGAATATGGAGTACCAGTGATGGTCTTCCCTTGGCATCTTTGACTCGTAACTCGGTCTGGgtttacttttccttttctttttgcccttctCAAGTGATGCTAATAGTATTCTGCATAATTTTCTCTTGCCTTCTGTGAATCTGAATGCATTATCTGTATTCTGTTGCAGGATGAGAAGATTGAATGTTGTCGCTTTTCCAGGGATGGGACCAAACCGTTCTTATTTTGCACTGTTCAGAAGGGTCTGCATGCTTTTAAAGAATCTGTATACCATATTTTCTATTGTATCATTGGcttctatttattttctgaatttgattgaatgtgaaaatatgaaaacaggTGATAAAGCGGTTGTTGCAGTTTGGGATATTAGCACTTGGAATCGAATTGGGCATAAAAAGCTACCTAGAAAGTCTATTTCTGTGCTGTCCATCAGCTTGGATGGAAAATATCTTGCAATGTAAGTATTCATTTCTTTACCATTTGTTGATTTTGTTGCACTTCTATTAATATTTAGAGGGTATCTTTCCCTGATGGATCTTGCCAAAGTTTTAGCTCTGTAGCTATCTCCTTTTTAGTGGGAGCTTTAGCCATTTTAAAGGTGACTGACAGATTTGTTCAATTTCGATTTGgtcttttctttatttcaaaaAGCCACAACATCAGTGTCAGACTGTCAGGATCATTTTTATTTAGCATTTCTTTCCAGTTACTTCTCAAGCTATCTAGTTGTTGTtgttctctcatagattggggTTCACACATAGGTATTTTACGTCGGGTGTGTTATATGTTTGTTTTCGATGTTTACTATTGCTGTATGCTGATTATACAATATTTCAGACTACGGACAATTGGGTCAGGCCAGGCTGGGCTGGCCCTGGGGCAGGATCCTAAAGCCCTGGCCTGAGTTCAGGATGGGATATGCCAAAGCCAGGACTAGAGTGTCCAGGCTCGTGCTGGGGCCCATGCCCCATTTTTGCCATATTTCAAGTTGCAGGATACCTTGTATTAGACTAATGTACTTGTATGTATATATGGTATACCAAATCAAAGGTCTGTAGTTGAATATAAAGTATGGTGCGTAATCAATGGTCTTTATTGTATATATTTGAATGTAGACATACATTATCTAcaattttatataaatatgtaTGGGCCGAGCCAGGTTTAGTCAGAGGGctcaaccctaacccagccTGAGGGCACAAAACAGCCTAGCCTAAGCATGGAAAATTTTGGGCAGGCCTCAGGCAGGCTCATGCTTCTTGGTCCAAGCTTGCATTTGTGCAAGCATTTTCTCCTTTTCGAGATGGTCTAAAAATGAATTTAATTTAAAGTTGATTGCGTTTACCGGCCTTCTACCTGCTAGATGGTCCCATTCATATGTTTTATTTGCAACTGACCCTTGGGTGGTCCCTTTAATTGCATAACTAAGATGTGAAGTAAACTGAAATTttataaaatggatttttttgagGGTAGTCTAtgtattacaaaaaaaaaaaaaaaaaaatgaagcaacATATACCAGGAGAAGAAGTTTTATTCAATTGGCTTGTTATGGTTGGAGGGGTTTCTTCCTACCAGTAAGGGTCATATAAAACACAATCCTGCGCCTCTCGGAACCTAATCCAAAATTGTGTAATTGTATTTTCAGATTGCTCATGTATAAAATGGAAAAGTTTTTAGTTTCACTCTATTTGTTAACAAAAACAACATGTTCTAGCTTGAAGAAGCTCTGGTCAAATTGGCTAATGAGGGTTGGTGATATTTCTATCTCCCAGTAATGCATACAGAGTACAACCCTCTGCCTGGTTGAACCCTCATCTGAAATTTTATGTAATTCTTTTGCTCTATTAGGGCCAATCATCTGACACGGTTGTTCTCAGGGACACCAAAATCCTATCACTTGGTTCTTGAGATTTGCTCAGTTTAGCTTTGACCAATTAGGAAACAAAATTGGACAAAAGTCTAATGCTCAATGGTTCATGACCGCTGAGGCATTTGGACAACATTTGCAATTCTATCTCCAGCTACATCTgcatctgttttttttttcccttgggtTATACTTCATAGGGAAGAAATCATTGCCATGTAAGTCTTTAAAGAGGCATTCATAAATCTCTTATCCAATTAGAACTTGATCCAAGCTAAACCACTTTCAAAAACTTGACCCTTGCAAGTAGTGTTGAAGGGTTTCTTCTGAGTCATCTAACTTAAGGGGAGAATTTATTGTATTGGTTGTACATAATGATGCCTCATTTTAGCTTTGACTGACATTTTAGTCAATGTCTTGTTTTCTCTGACCTataggtttttcttttctaggaAACTTGCTACTGCATTATTTTAACATATCAGCCATTTTGTAGGCAGTGATAGTaatatttatttcctttcttctcaCAGATGGCCATCTtattggaaaaaatatttttaatgagGCCCTCAATTAAAATAATTTGTCATTATGATACCACTTTGCCATATATTGTGACTAGTGACTACCCAGAGTGAAACATTTGTTTTCAAAGAACAAACATATCTTCAATTTTTGGATATTATTCTCCTTTTGATGGGCATACGGTACACTTCTGTTGGTGATGTTGTGGTTTGTGATACCTAATGGTAGATAAATTTGTTGTTCTGGGTTTGTTGTAGTAGCCGTCACTATCTCCTTTCTTATACAACGCTATGCTTTCTAACTTTGTACATTGATTTCTTACGTTCAATTTGGCATGTTTATTGTAGCATTAAGATTGTGATTTACCTTGACAAGGGGGCTTCTTTTGACTTATTCAGGGgaagcaaggaaggtgatatATATGTAATTAATGTAAAGAAAATGGAGCTCTGCCACTGGAGCAAGAGGCTTCATCTTGGTACATACATTTCATTGGTGGAGTTTTGTCCTAGTGAAAGGTAAACTCCGCTAACATTTTAAAGTTTCAGTAATAGAAAAATATCTATTCctaaattttttgttgtaaagGAACCCTTTTGTTGACCACATTCACGTTCAGTTGGGCACTTAATTCATTTAGAGAAAGAAGAGGTTGATGAAATACCctagaagggggggggggtgaataggttatactagtggatttTGAAAAATTCTTTGATTGGATTCCCTTGGTAGatgattatgaaaaaaaatgcgGAATATAAAacttatttacaatcacacgACATAGagaatttatagtggttcaactcaacctgagtctagtccactcccttacaagttccacttgtaaAGTATTCTACTAGTTCTTctctttcagtacagtaggtagggaggaaaacctttacaaatCTCTTTCACGGTAGAGAGCAACCTTTACAATATCTTTTACAGGTGGAGtgacctttacaatctttttcacggataagagaatcctacaCTAGCCTAAATACAGTCTAGACAAGTGTAAATAAAAAGTAAAGTGGAATAAAGTTTTTGAGTTACCTCGTGCGGTGCTTGATATGAATATGCAATGATAATTAAGAACATGCACCTTAGGAGTCTGCCTTGTGAATAAGACGTAGTGGAAGAGTTGTACACTAACTTGAGTTCTTGAGTGTTGGGTATGATCACAAAAGAACTTAAGGTAATAATGTTTTTCCTCACTTTTTAGCTTTTGATAATGGTAGTCAATGCTCAATTAATTGTTGTTTTATATAAGCTattagtggggtatttatataggTGATGATTAGTCCTAAACTAGGTAGGATAATCATCAAATTTGGGAAAGAAATATGCCTTAACGGGCAAATTTTCCCTCTACTGGTAACTACCGACGATTACCGGATCATGTGATTGTTGGGCAAAATAGATCCGTTGGGTTTaaaaaatatagccgttggacAGGCTCAGATCACCTGGTAGGCATCGGGTAGGCCGGGGACCTTACCAAAAGACATCCGGTAGGGTGCCCGCAGGATCTGTTAGTTATTGGTTCGTCTCTGTTGGTCTAGCTTTGATGAGTTCTCTGCTCACAGAGCTCTACCAGTAGTTACCGGCAGACTTCTGTCTTCTGTTCTAACTGTCTATCAGTATTCAAACGGCCACAACTTATTCTTATGAGGTCCAATTGACCTAATTCAAGTTGTGTTGGTTTCACAACTTGATGGTCTACAATTTTCCAGTTTAGTCTGTCTTGAGAATTTGTCATTTAGAATGACTTAAATACCCTCAAAGAATAGTCTTGATGTAGTCTTGGAAAAGACTTGAGATTTGTCATTGCCAACACACTTAGGGCCTTTAGGTCATTAAGACTGAGTGCCTTCTAGAGTCAGCCTAACTCATGCATGCATCTATGCAGTGTAGTGTGTTGTTACAACCTATTCTATAGAGAGTTCTTCATATGGGTCTTCAATCATGACTTCTTGTATCCATGTCTTCTCGTATCTTCTTCTTGACTTTTGCTTTCTTGTCATTCACCAGTGCTTGATTGTTTTAAGGTCTTCATGACTTCAAACTCCATAATTTGAGGTCTAGCACCATGCTCTAGGTCCATATCAAGTTAAAGTTCTTTCCTTCACATAACACTTGGTAGATAGTCATTAGAATGTgtatttgtttgttatcatcaaaaccaatatggagTTAGAGCTCTGGAGGTTAGTGGGTATCCCCAACAGTTGATCACAAATTAAGCAAATGTTTGCACAAACGCATCTTGACATTTTAATTATGTCTAATATACATATTAGAATcactttgcttttctttttctttggattgACATTAGAATCACTTTCTTTGCTGGCTACAATTATTGAATTGAAGCTTTGAAGCTTGTGTTCTTACTGTCATAGTCCTTTTGGTATTTGAAGACTGGATATTTTGAATGAATGTTAGTCTCATGGCCTTTGAGTTATGTTGGAATTGAAAAGATAAAACTAGAGGTGAACTAAGTGCCACAGTTCTGGagcaagaacaagaacaaaagtAGGAGCAGAACACAAGAACACCAAATCTGAACATATCTGCTGTTGAGGGCATCTCTAGAGTGGCTGGTGGAGATAGAACTCCCTTCCCCTCCCGCATCTTTAAGTACCAATTTTGGAGAAAGGTGTTTCagtaataatattttaatagtTGACTATATGATtggaattctttcttctttgtattACTTCGCCAATGGGCAAAACTCATTTTTCCAAGGATTTTGATTCgacaaaagttttttttttttttttttttttaacatggaTTAGAATCAAATGCCACACCATTTGAGAGCCTCTCCTGAGTCACAATCCTTCTCCTCAGGGAAACATTGTTTTCAACCACCATGGCCACATCTATTCCAACTTATCCACCCGTGGTTGCTTGAAATTTCATCCACAGCTATATTGGTCAGCAGCCATCTGATAAATCATCAAGCCATATTTCTGCTGCATGCATTGAACAAGAATCATCACTTGATATTCTTTAGGAAGAAATCTCTAGTTGGATGCATTAGTCATGTGTCAGACTCACAAGGCATCCCATGCATTCTCTCTCATCttggggggtggtggtgggagAGTTGAAGGCTTATTGGGAATAACGTCTCGAGGGAGAAAGGGCAATAGGCTGACAATATATGGTCACAGTTTCCTAAAATAGATACACGTGTACTTGGCAGGGAACATCGATAAGGAGTTCTTTATGCTACAATTGAAGGCAATTTTTTGGGGGAAAACTGATTGATGAAATTAATGTTCAGTAGAACGGAGAAAGCTCCAATTTTTTGTTGGAGTcgcactcttttattttctatggtTTTCTGGGTGCCTAATTTATATTTAACTTTTGTTTGTGTCCAACCATGTATCATTAAATAAACAGCTTGAATAAACTGAGTTCCGCCTATACTTTTCCAATGCATTCACCCTAGGATGGCATGTGTACTGCAATGTGGCTTTTTTGTGTACTGCAAGAGTTAATAATTCatatatgattatatatatttaatgtgtATGCCACCAAGTTTTCAAAATTTCGGATTGGTGGCTTTGATCCAGCTGTTGCTGCTGATACCAGCCAATCCATATCGGGATCGGCAGCCACCAATCTGGTCTCTTATGCAATTTTTAAATCCTTGTATGCTACAAACtcttggaagagagagagagaaactcccCCCCTCTCCTCCTTGCTTGTCTAATATGCATACTTTGCCATGTGCTTCTGTATTTTTGCCATGTTATTCcgtatcgtttttttttttttttcatttatttgattATGTATATGTActcattattattttatatttacgCCAAATTCTCACTCTTCTTTTCAGTAACCAAGCCACATTATACTCAAACTTATCCTTTATGTCTTTATCTTACCTGCCGCCTAACTAGAGTCCCTCCTAGATTTTCTACTCTGTAATTTGATGAATTTCTTATCGTCCAACGTCGTATTTGTTTTAATGGCCACAAATGTCTAAGAGTTCagacaaataaaattttctcGATTGGATGTTCCTGTTGATCTTTTGCATTAAAGGATGTTTGAAATGAGATCACTTATTACCATACAGTTCACATGTAATTATCAGCTGTTATTATGTTCTAATTAAATCTTTATATAGAGAACTTATTTGCAGTGGAAGGTTTCTTGGTCTGCACAGATCATGGAACTTACCTGGTCTGCAGACATAGTTGTGCCACATGAAAGGATGATATGGTGATTCTGAACATTGGATATTTAGGAATGGATCTAGATTGGATGTGTCAAATTTGAGTTTCAAACTCAAACGTTTACCCTCCCGTTTATGTATATGCACCCTATACATGATCCATGCACCCTTTTAGTCCCTGATTTTTCAATGCATTTTTCTGCCACTTGGCGAACTCTGTTTGGCCTGAAACATAGTTCTCCAAGTGTGGGGGGAGGGCTGGGGCTTTTGGTCTACTTACCCACACAATTTCAACCCCATCCAACCTAATATAGTTCATAGTTgtcatgtattatgcataaacagtaaattgagagtatcgcactaagaatccaaggtttgtagttgtcctataaatgtaaaatccttgttcccaaccttgatttctactttagttagagaaaaaaatggttggcagcaactttggaacaaaaacacctcaaaaaattgttttttctgaaaaattacccatcttggccattttatgaccgtatcggtacgtatcggtgtgtatcggttgatatgtaccgatacgtatcgatacataccgaaacgtacatttcactttgatttttatttttttatagagtatcggtacgtatcggtgcttatcggtgcgtatcggtgatGTATCGATGCATATTTGTATATATgataagatacgtatcgatacaaaagggatttaaaattttcatgtatcgtatcagtaaggGCTATCagtatcggcccttaccgatacgatcggaccgatactttaaaccctgggGATTCTAAATTATTTATGCTATTGAAATAGTCTGTTGACTGAAAAAAAATAGCCTGATTACAAAATGGAGGTACATTTGTTGTGTTCATAGTTTGGTCTAGTGGTGTAATTAGTGTGGCATGGGCATTAGTTTTAAAAAATTCCCATGGTTGCCCCGCTCAGGCCCAGTCTGACATCGTACCGGAAGATCACAACTCTCCCTAGTCTGTGCGAGCACAGTCTAACCTGGCCCAGCTTGGCCCGATCCTAGCCCAAAACGGCCAAAACATA
This genomic stretch from Macadamia integrifolia cultivar HAES 741 chromosome 2, SCU_Mint_v3, whole genome shotgun sequence harbors:
- the LOC122062438 gene encoding SEC12-like protein 1; this encodes MEGDSALHKGSVTCASWIRRPDKAHLVVLGRSRRGESSPSVLEIFSFDAKTFSLSSSPKATYVLEDGDPVSIAVHPSGDDIICSTTTAGCRVFELCVQEESIKLLAKDLAPLQGVGPQKCLAFSTDGSKFASGGEDGCLKIFEWPSLGIILDEPKAHKSFRDLDISLDSEFLASTSIDGSARIWSTSDGLPLASLTRNSDEKIECCRFSRDGTKPFLFCTVQKGDKAVVAVWDISTWNRIGHKKLPRKSISVLSISLDGKYLAMGSKEGDIYVINVKKMELCHWSKRLHLGTYISLVEFCPSERVVLSTSSQWGAVVTKLNVPADWKEWQLYLVLLGLFMASAVLFYIFFQNSDSFWNFPLGRDQPARPKVAFFRDPETSDDPNSWGPLDL